Proteins encoded by one window of Bradyrhizobium sp. B097:
- a CDS encoding alpha-E domain-containing protein: MLSRTAENLFWLARYVERAEYLARTIDATLRVTALPAAYVGKTNEWDSALLTAGVGSAFYDHYEEANERNVVEYLSFSSENPSSIKNCIEAARLNSRSVRTALTSEMWDTINSSWIELQAVWNKGPANREELAKFLRFVQETSLRFDGSAYRTMLRNDAYWFSRLGVHLERADNTARILDVKYHMLLPEEEHVGGPLDYYQWTSILRSVSATTAYHWVYRETLKPWLIADLLILNDTLPRSLASCYSNLVRNLDQIGVAYGRQGAAQRHARGVRNRLEHSHMDDIFQHGVHEFIQEFLADNSRLGEIVAKQYLV; the protein is encoded by the coding sequence ATGCTGTCGCGCACCGCCGAAAACCTGTTCTGGCTGGCCCGTTATGTCGAACGCGCCGAGTATCTCGCACGCACGATCGACGCCACGCTCCGTGTCACCGCATTGCCCGCGGCCTATGTCGGCAAGACCAATGAGTGGGATTCCGCGCTGCTCACCGCCGGTGTCGGCTCGGCCTTCTACGACCATTACGAAGAAGCCAACGAGCGGAACGTCGTCGAGTACCTGTCCTTCTCGTCGGAAAATCCGTCCTCGATCAAGAACTGCATCGAGGCTGCGCGGCTCAATTCGCGTTCGGTGCGCACCGCGCTGACGTCGGAGATGTGGGACACCATCAATTCATCGTGGATCGAGTTGCAGGCAGTCTGGAACAAGGGTCCCGCCAACCGCGAGGAGCTGGCAAAATTCCTGCGCTTCGTGCAGGAGACCTCGCTGCGCTTCGACGGTTCGGCCTACCGCACCATGCTGCGCAACGACGCCTACTGGTTCTCGCGGCTTGGCGTGCATCTCGAGCGCGCCGACAACACCGCCCGCATTCTCGACGTCAAGTATCACATGCTGCTGCCCGAGGAAGAGCATGTCGGCGGCCCGCTGGATTACTACCAGTGGACCTCGATCCTGCGCTCGGTGTCGGCGACGACCGCCTATCACTGGGTGTACCGGGAAACCCTGAAGCCCTGGCTGATCGCCGACCTCCTGATCCTCAACGATACGCTGCCGCGGTCGCTTGCCAGCTGCTACAGCAACCTGGTGCGCAACCTGGACCAGATCGGCGTCGCCTATGGCCGCCAGGGCGCCGCCCAGCGCCACGCCCGCGGCGTCAGGAACCGGCTCGAGCACAGCCATATGGACGATATCTTCCAGCACGGCGTGCATGAATTCATCCAGGAATTCCTTGCGGATAATTCACGGCTGGGTGAGATCGTCGCCAAGCAGTACTTGGTCTGA
- a CDS encoding circularly permuted type 2 ATP-grasp protein, with amino-acid sequence MAVAFDEMNGLGEDLRPAYQELSRWLKETPPDALEYRRQEAELLFRRIGITFAVYGDSEAQERLIPFDVIPRIMSATEWTLLEKGLKQRVLALNMFLKDIYHGRDILRANIIPEDLIFQNPVFRPEMNGQDVPHDIYVHIAGIDIIRTDPDNFIVLEDNARTPSGVSYMLENREIMMRLFPDLFARHRVAPVERYPDELLSALRSVAPHSASAEPTVALMTPGVYNSAYYEHSFLADKLGIELVEGRDLIVKNDEVFMRTTEGLKRVDVIYRRVDDDFLDPLTFRPDSALGVPGLMSAYAAGNITLANAVGTGIADDKAIYSYMPDIVKFYLSEEPILKNVQTWRCREPQDLSYVLDNLADLVVKEVHGSGGYGMLIGPAATKATIEAFRDKLKREPEGFIAQPTLALSTCPTCTDKGLAPRHVDLRPFVLTGSSHTTIVPGGLTRVALKEGSLVVNSSQGGGTKDTWILSE; translated from the coding sequence ATGGCAGTCGCGTTCGATGAGATGAACGGCCTCGGCGAGGATCTCCGCCCGGCCTACCAGGAGCTCTCCCGCTGGCTCAAAGAGACGCCGCCGGATGCGCTCGAATATCGGCGCCAGGAAGCGGAGCTGCTGTTCCGCCGGATCGGCATCACCTTCGCGGTCTACGGGGATTCCGAGGCCCAGGAGCGGCTGATCCCGTTCGACGTCATTCCGCGCATCATGTCGGCGACCGAGTGGACGCTGCTGGAGAAGGGCCTCAAGCAGCGCGTGCTCGCGCTCAACATGTTCCTCAAGGACATCTATCACGGCCGCGACATCCTGCGCGCCAACATCATCCCCGAAGACCTGATCTTCCAGAACCCGGTGTTCCGGCCGGAGATGAACGGCCAGGACGTGCCGCACGACATCTATGTCCACATCGCCGGCATCGACATCATCCGCACCGATCCGGACAACTTCATCGTGCTGGAGGACAATGCGCGCACGCCGTCCGGCGTCTCCTACATGCTGGAAAACCGCGAGATCATGATGCGGCTGTTTCCGGACCTGTTCGCGCGGCACCGCGTCGCGCCGGTCGAGCGCTATCCGGACGAGCTGCTGTCGGCGCTGCGGTCGGTGGCGCCGCACAGCGCCTCGGCCGAGCCGACGGTCGCGCTGATGACGCCCGGCGTCTACAACTCGGCCTATTACGAGCACTCCTTCCTGGCCGACAAGCTCGGCATCGAGCTGGTCGAGGGGCGCGACCTCATCGTCAAGAACGACGAAGTCTTCATGCGGACCACCGAGGGGCTGAAGCGGGTCGACGTGATCTACCGCCGCGTCGATGACGACTTCCTCGATCCCCTCACCTTCCGTCCGGATTCCGCGCTCGGCGTCCCCGGGCTGATGTCGGCCTACGCGGCCGGCAACATCACGCTCGCCAACGCGGTCGGCACCGGCATCGCAGACGACAAGGCGATCTACTCCTACATGCCCGACATCGTGAAATTCTACCTCAGCGAGGAGCCGATCCTGAAGAACGTGCAGACCTGGCGCTGCCGCGAACCGCAGGACCTGTCCTACGTGCTCGACAACCTCGCCGACCTCGTCGTCAAGGAGGTGCACGGCTCGGGCGGCTACGGCATGCTGATCGGTCCTGCCGCCACCAAGGCGACCATCGAGGCGTTCCGCGACAAGCTCAAGCGCGAGCCGGAGGGCTTCATCGCCCAGCCGACGCTGGCGCTGTCGACCTGCCCGACCTGCACCGACAAGGGGCTGGCACCGCGCCATGTCGACCTCCGCCCGTTCGTGCTGACCGGCTCCAGCCACACCACCATCGTGCCCGGCGGCCTGACCCGCGTCGCGCTGAAGGAAGGCTCGCTGGTGGTCAATTCGAGCCAGGGCGGCGGCACCAAGGACACCTGGATATTGAGTGAGTAG
- a CDS encoding molybdopterin-binding protein, with translation MSEIVTAGILVIGDEILSGRTKDKNIGFIAEYLTNIGIDLKEVRVVADDEADIVSALDALRHRYNYVFTTGGIGPTHDDITADSVAKAFGVEIHHHPDVVARFRERWTEQDLNEARLRMARVPDGAELIQSATILAPGFKLGNVIVMAGIPTIMQAMMDIVAPTLKSGVRMLSDSVRADAREGDIGGPLRAIAEANPDTIIGSYPFQDENQKPNTNLVVRSRDPEKLAAAMAAVKEMLKQVQAAQKKPAG, from the coding sequence ATGAGCGAGATCGTCACGGCGGGGATATTGGTGATCGGCGACGAGATCCTGTCCGGCCGGACCAAGGACAAGAACATCGGCTTCATCGCCGAATACCTGACCAATATCGGCATCGACCTGAAAGAGGTCCGCGTCGTTGCCGACGACGAGGCCGACATCGTGTCCGCCCTTGATGCGCTGCGGCATAGGTACAATTACGTGTTTACCACCGGCGGCATCGGGCCGACCCATGACGACATCACCGCCGACAGCGTGGCGAAGGCGTTCGGGGTCGAGATCCACCATCATCCCGACGTGGTGGCGCGGTTCAGGGAGCGCTGGACCGAGCAGGACCTCAACGAGGCGCGGCTGCGGATGGCCCGGGTGCCCGATGGCGCCGAGCTGATCCAGAGCGCGACCATCCTGGCGCCGGGCTTCAAGCTCGGCAACGTTATCGTGATGGCCGGCATCCCCACCATCATGCAGGCGATGATGGACATCGTGGCGCCGACCCTGAAATCCGGCGTGCGGATGTTGTCGGACTCGGTCCGCGCCGACGCAAGAGAAGGCGACATCGGCGGCCCGCTGCGGGCGATCGCGGAAGCCAATCCCGACACCATCATCGGCAGCTATCCGTTCCAGGACGAGAACCAGAAGCCGAACACCAATCTGGTGGTGCGCTCGCGCGATCCGGAGAAGCTCGCCGCGGCGATGGCCGCGGTGAAGGAGATGCTGAAGCAGGTGCAGGCCGCGCAGAAGAAGCCGGCGGGTTGA
- the gpt gene encoding xanthine phosphoribosyltransferase, translated as MVERNSEQNAQDRAGRPFPVSWDQFHRDCRALTWRLNEVGPFHAVIAITRGGLVPAAIVARELGLRVIDTVCVASYDHDKQGDLKVLKGISEQTAKLGGGTGKGLLIVDDLVDTGKTGKLVREMLPDAHFATVYAKPKGRPLVDTYITEVSQDTWIFFPWDTALSFQPPIRDGAA; from the coding sequence ATGGTTGAACGAAATTCTGAACAGAATGCGCAGGATCGGGCCGGCAGGCCGTTCCCGGTCTCGTGGGATCAATTCCACCGGGACTGCCGGGCGCTGACCTGGCGGCTCAACGAGGTCGGCCCGTTCCATGCGGTGATCGCGATCACCCGCGGCGGGCTGGTGCCGGCGGCGATCGTGGCGCGCGAGCTCGGCTTGCGGGTGATCGATACCGTCTGCGTCGCAAGCTACGACCACGACAAGCAGGGCGATCTGAAAGTGCTCAAGGGCATTTCGGAGCAGACCGCCAAGCTCGGCGGCGGCACCGGCAAGGGGCTTCTGATCGTCGACGACCTCGTCGATACCGGCAAGACCGGCAAGCTGGTGCGCGAGATGCTGCCCGATGCGCATTTCGCCACCGTCTACGCCAAGCCCAAGGGCCGCCCGCTGGTCGACACCTACATCACCGAGGTGTCGCAAGACACATGGATCTTCTTTCCCTGGGACACCGCGCTGTCGTTCCAACCGCCGATCCGCGACGGGGCGGCGTAG
- a CDS encoding methionine synthase, translated as MLFPTTIAGSLPKPEWLAEPNMLWAPWKSEGAELARAKRDATVLAVKLQEDAGVDIVTEGEQARQHFVHGFLERIEGIDFAHKVEMGIRKDRYKAMVPQVVAPLQLKGRVHEGEARAARAHTKNRLKFTLPGPMTIIDTIADQYYGDRVKMAFAFAELLNQEAKALQADGVDMIQFDEPAFNVYMDEVRDWGIKALERAAEGLTCATAVHICYGYGIKANTDWKQTLGGEWRQYEETFPVIDKSTIQQVAIECRNSKVPIELLAALPGKIVQAGVIDVASDEVESAEDVVKVIEAVAKHVPKGNIIATTNCGMAPMRRDIAEAKLIALGAGAQLARQRLA; from the coding sequence ATGCTGTTTCCAACCACGATCGCAGGCTCCCTGCCGAAGCCGGAATGGCTCGCCGAGCCGAACATGCTGTGGGCACCGTGGAAATCCGAAGGCGCCGAACTCGCCCGCGCCAAGCGCGATGCCACGGTGCTTGCGGTCAAGCTGCAAGAGGATGCCGGCGTCGACATCGTCACCGAGGGCGAGCAGGCACGCCAGCACTTCGTGCATGGTTTTCTGGAGCGGATCGAGGGCATCGATTTCGCCCACAAGGTCGAGATGGGCATCCGCAAGGACCGCTACAAAGCCATGGTACCGCAGGTGGTCGCGCCGTTGCAGCTCAAGGGCCGCGTCCACGAAGGCGAGGCACGCGCGGCCCGCGCCCACACTAAAAACAGGTTGAAGTTCACCCTGCCCGGTCCGATGACCATCATCGACACCATCGCCGACCAATATTACGGCGACCGCGTCAAGATGGCGTTCGCCTTCGCGGAGCTGTTGAACCAGGAAGCCAAGGCGTTGCAGGCCGACGGCGTCGACATGATCCAGTTCGATGAGCCTGCCTTCAACGTCTACATGGATGAGGTCCGCGACTGGGGCATCAAGGCGCTGGAGCGCGCCGCCGAAGGCCTGACCTGCGCCACCGCCGTTCACATCTGCTACGGCTACGGCATCAAGGCCAACACCGACTGGAAGCAGACGCTCGGCGGCGAGTGGCGACAGTATGAAGAGACCTTCCCGGTCATCGACAAGAGCACGATCCAGCAGGTCGCGATCGAATGCCGTAATTCGAAGGTGCCGATCGAACTGCTCGCGGCACTCCCCGGCAAGATCGTGCAGGCCGGCGTGATCGACGTCGCCAGCGACGAGGTCGAGAGTGCGGAGGACGTCGTCAAGGTGATCGAGGCTGTGGCGAAACACGTGCCGAAGGGCAACATCATCGCGACCACCAATTGCGGCATGGCCCCGATGCGGCGGGACATCGCCGAAGCCAAGCTGATCGCGCTCGGCGCCGGCGCACAGCTGGCACGGCAGCGGCTGGCGTAA
- a CDS encoding glutathione binding-like protein, with product MIDLHYAPTPNGWKISIMLEELGLPYQVIPVNIRAGEQFRPEFLAISPNNRIPAIVDHAPADGGGPFSVFETGAILIYLADKAGRFLSQELRARSNVIQWVMWQMSGLGPMLGQHGHFALYAAEKIPYAIERYRDETARLYGVLDRQLGKTGAYIAGDDYSIADIACFPWTMTHKAQSFTLDDYPNIKRWYATVRARPQVQAGLAIGKFVKEPFDEESRKNMFGQRAREVLGK from the coding sequence ATGATCGACCTGCACTACGCGCCGACGCCGAACGGCTGGAAGATCTCGATCATGCTGGAGGAACTGGGGCTGCCCTATCAGGTGATCCCGGTGAACATCCGCGCCGGCGAGCAGTTCCGGCCCGAATTCCTGGCCATCAGCCCGAACAACCGCATCCCCGCGATCGTCGACCATGCGCCTGCCGACGGCGGCGGCCCGTTCTCGGTGTTCGAGACCGGCGCGATCCTGATCTATCTCGCCGACAAGGCCGGCCGCTTCTTGTCGCAGGAGTTGCGTGCGCGGTCGAACGTCATCCAATGGGTGATGTGGCAGATGAGCGGCCTTGGGCCGATGCTCGGTCAGCACGGTCATTTCGCGCTCTATGCGGCCGAGAAAATTCCCTACGCGATCGAGCGCTATCGCGACGAGACCGCGCGGCTCTATGGCGTGCTCGACCGCCAGCTCGGCAAGACCGGCGCCTATATCGCCGGCGATGACTATTCGATCGCGGACATCGCCTGCTTCCCTTGGACCATGACCCACAAGGCGCAGAGCTTCACCCTCGACGATTACCCGAACATCAAGCGCTGGTACGCCACCGTGCGCGCCCGTCCGCAGGTGCAGGCGGGCCTTGCGATCGGAAAATTCGTCAAGGAGCCGTTCGACGAGGAATCACGCAAGAACATGTTCGGCCAAAGGGCTAGGGAAGTGTTGGGGAAATAG
- a CDS encoding 2-hydroxychromene-2-carboxylate isomerase: protein MIEFFFDCSSPWTYLAWHNIQPLAKEFDADITWRPILVGGIFNTVNPSVYAQRETPVPLKARYMKKDLGDWARSAGLAIKMPPTVFPVNSVKAMRGCILLGNEKMVPFARAVFEAYWGDDKDISQDAVLTEICSKLGIDPAQFLAGIGDQAIKDQLKANTEEVMARGGFGSPTIYLDKTDMYFGNDRLPLIREALARLKARAA from the coding sequence ATGATCGAATTCTTCTTCGACTGCTCCAGTCCATGGACCTATCTCGCCTGGCACAACATCCAGCCGCTCGCGAAGGAGTTCGACGCTGACATCACCTGGCGGCCGATCCTGGTCGGCGGCATCTTCAACACCGTCAATCCGTCGGTCTACGCGCAGCGCGAGACGCCGGTGCCGCTGAAGGCCCGCTACATGAAGAAGGATCTCGGCGACTGGGCGCGCTCGGCTGGGCTAGCGATCAAGATGCCGCCGACCGTGTTCCCGGTGAACAGCGTCAAGGCGATGCGCGGCTGCATCCTTCTCGGCAACGAGAAGATGGTGCCGTTCGCGCGCGCCGTGTTCGAGGCCTATTGGGGGGACGACAAGGACATCTCGCAGGACGCGGTGCTGACCGAGATCTGCAGCAAGCTCGGGATCGATCCGGCGCAATTCCTGGCCGGCATCGGCGACCAGGCGATAAAGGATCAGCTCAAGGCCAACACCGAGGAGGTGATGGCGCGCGGCGGCTTCGGCTCGCCCACGATCTATCTCGACAAGACCGACATGTATTTCGGCAACGACCGATTGCCGCTGATCCGCGAGGCCTTGGCCCGTCTCAAGGCGCGAGCCGCCTGA
- a CDS encoding NADPH:quinone oxidoreductase family protein, with translation MPKAVVCRELGPPERLQLENFASVPLQPGQVRVAIRAAGINFPDILMAAGEYQLKPPLPFTPGSEAAGDVVEVNDAAGVAVGDKVIVKMRFGAYCDETVATPSQLVPVPSTFDYAEGATFLAAHGTAYHALIDRGQIKPGEVLLVHGAGGGVGLAAVEIGKLLGATVIAAASSEEKLAIAKERGAEHLVLYAREPFRDAVKRITDGRGADVVFDPVGGEVFENSMRCINWGARILVVGFTGGIGLARTNLLMIKGASVLGVRAGEAVRKDPALGEVRVKALSEWAEAGRVRPNISHRLPLEDYAKAMRLLIDRKAIGRVALMMQ, from the coding sequence ATGCCGAAAGCCGTTGTTTGCCGCGAGCTCGGGCCGCCCGAGCGCCTTCAGCTTGAGAATTTTGCCTCGGTGCCTTTGCAACCGGGGCAGGTGCGCGTCGCGATCCGCGCCGCCGGGATCAATTTCCCCGACATCCTGATGGCGGCGGGCGAGTACCAGCTCAAGCCGCCGCTGCCGTTCACGCCGGGCTCGGAGGCGGCCGGCGATGTGGTGGAGGTCAATGACGCTGCCGGTGTCGCCGTCGGCGACAAGGTGATCGTCAAGATGCGCTTCGGCGCCTATTGCGACGAGACGGTTGCAACACCGTCGCAGCTCGTGCCGGTGCCGTCGACCTTCGACTACGCGGAAGGTGCGACCTTCCTTGCCGCACACGGCACCGCGTATCACGCGCTCATCGACCGCGGGCAAATCAAGCCGGGCGAGGTGCTGCTGGTGCATGGCGCCGGCGGCGGCGTCGGGCTTGCCGCGGTCGAGATCGGCAAGCTGCTCGGCGCCACCGTGATCGCGGCGGCCTCGAGCGAGGAGAAGCTTGCGATTGCCAAAGAACGCGGCGCGGAACATCTCGTGCTCTACGCGCGCGAGCCGTTTCGTGACGCGGTCAAGCGCATCACCGATGGCCGCGGCGCCGACGTGGTGTTCGATCCGGTCGGCGGCGAGGTGTTCGAGAACTCGATGCGCTGCATCAACTGGGGCGCGCGGATTCTCGTCGTCGGCTTCACCGGCGGCATCGGTCTTGCCCGCACCAACCTCCTGATGATCAAGGGGGCGAGCGTGCTCGGCGTTCGCGCCGGCGAGGCGGTGCGGAAGGACCCCGCGCTCGGCGAAGTCAGGGTCAAGGCGCTGAGCGAATGGGCCGAGGCCGGCCGGGTGCGGCCAAATATCTCACATCGGCTGCCGCTGGAGGACTATGCGAAGGCGATGCGGCTCTTGATCGACCGCAAGGCGATCGGGCGTGTGGCGCTGATGATGCAGTAG
- a CDS encoding IS481 family transposase, producing MRDNSYDRTIERNYLQKWRFLIPEYEAVKAGRSELFKRVGDFYRHHGTCSQTFRKYYNRYLQSGDEADLLPRRRGPKWRERREPAGIEAEIIACRRRGMNRYEIHAVLREQRDTVPSPVTIYRVLRRHQLNRRTPAMREEKRRIIKDKLGELGHVDLHQLPRDMFLAPPSVTAYIVSLIDSCSRLAWAEVLASKKALPVMFKTLKMINTLNVTYGLAFQEILSDNGAEFASRNNPQEHPFEAMLLELGIKHRYTRPYRPQTNGKVERFWRTLDEDVIEGATFDNLDHFANELFEYLIYYNNHRPHQALAGQTPKAFAATKTTAIQSAN from the coding sequence ATGCGCGATAACAGCTACGACCGGACGATCGAACGTAACTATCTGCAGAAGTGGCGATTTCTGATCCCGGAGTATGAGGCAGTAAAGGCTGGCCGATCGGAGCTGTTCAAACGGGTGGGGGATTTCTACCGCCACCATGGGACCTGCTCGCAGACGTTCCGTAAGTATTACAATCGCTATTTGCAGAGCGGCGACGAAGCGGATTTGTTGCCGCGCCGCCGCGGCCCCAAATGGCGGGAGCGGCGCGAGCCGGCAGGGATCGAGGCGGAGATCATCGCTTGCCGCAGGCGAGGGATGAACCGTTACGAGATCCATGCGGTCTTGCGCGAGCAGCGGGACACAGTACCTTCGCCGGTGACGATCTACCGGGTGCTGCGACGCCATCAGCTAAACCGCCGCACGCCGGCGATGCGTGAGGAGAAACGTCGCATTATCAAGGACAAGCTCGGGGAACTGGGCCACGTCGATCTGCATCAATTGCCGCGCGATATGTTCCTCGCGCCACCCTCGGTCACGGCCTACATCGTCAGCTTGATCGACAGTTGCTCGCGTCTGGCCTGGGCCGAGGTCCTGGCCTCCAAGAAGGCGCTGCCAGTCATGTTCAAGACGCTGAAGATGATCAACACCCTCAACGTCACCTATGGGCTCGCCTTCCAGGAAATCCTGTCCGACAACGGTGCCGAGTTCGCCTCCCGCAACAATCCTCAGGAACATCCCTTCGAGGCCATGCTGCTCGAACTTGGCATCAAGCACCGCTACACCAGACCCTATCGACCGCAGACCAATGGCAAGGTCGAGCGCTTCTGGCGCACCCTCGACGAGGACGTGATCGAGGGCGCCACCTTCGACAACCTCGACCACTTCGCCAATGAGCTGTTCGAGTATCTGATTTACTACAACAACCACAGGCCTCACCAAGCCCTAGCAGGACAAACGCCAAAGGCCTTCGCCGCTACCAAGACCACCGCGATCCAATCAGCGAATTAG
- a CDS encoding alpha/beta fold hydrolase: MSERRPAASTPDGVVLLHGISRTARSFRRMELALRDAGFATLNLDYDSRRKGLDALAEDIHPPLDRFAQSLDGSVHFVCHSMGGLLARVYLARYRPARLGRVVMLGTPNGGSEIADRLKHLAAYRAFFGPAGQQLVTRRDAATSALLPTIDYPAGIIAGNRSVYPITSMGLPRPHDGRVSVANTRLDGMADHIVIRTSHPWLVRNREAIAQTIVFLRQGKFTPH; the protein is encoded by the coding sequence GTGAGCGAACGGCGTCCCGCGGCGTCCACTCCTGATGGCGTCGTCCTGCTGCACGGCATCAGCAGGACGGCGCGCTCGTTTCGCAGGATGGAGCTGGCGCTCAGGGATGCCGGTTTTGCGACGCTCAATCTCGACTATGACAGCCGGCGCAAAGGGCTCGATGCGCTGGCCGAAGATATCCATCCTCCGCTCGATCGCTTCGCGCAGAGCCTCGACGGCTCCGTGCATTTCGTCTGCCATTCGATGGGCGGTCTGCTCGCCCGCGTCTATCTGGCGAGATATCGCCCGGCGCGGCTCGGCCGCGTCGTGATGCTGGGCACGCCGAATGGCGGCAGCGAGATCGCCGACCGCCTGAAACACCTCGCGGCCTACCGTGCCTTCTTCGGCCCGGCCGGCCAGCAGCTCGTCACCCGCCGCGATGCCGCGACCAGCGCGCTGCTGCCGACGATTGATTATCCCGCCGGCATCATCGCCGGCAACCGCTCGGTCTATCCGATCACCTCCATGGGACTGCCGCGGCCGCATGACGGCCGGGTGTCGGTCGCCAACACCAGGCTCGACGGCATGGCGGATCACATCGTGATCCGCACCTCGCATCCCTGGCTGGTGCGCAACCGGGAGGCGATCGCGCAGACGATTGTGTTTTTGCGGCAAGGCAAATTCACGCCGCACTAG
- a CDS encoding crotonase/enoyl-CoA hydratase family protein — MAYETIKYEVAEQILTITLNRPDKLNAFNATMQQELIDAFDKADKDDDVRAIIVTGEGRGFCAGADLSSGANTFDRDARRGPVKRNADGSVDYSDPQVRDGGGQVTLRIFKCLKPVIAAVNGPAVGIGVTMQLAMDIRIASEAARFGFVFSQRGIVPEAASSWFLPRIVGISQALEWCYSGRVFPAQEALAGRLVSKVVPPDDLLPTARALAKEFAAKTAPVSVALIRQMMWRMMGADDPMEAHKVDSRGIYARGRSEDVKEGVVSFLEKRPAQFKNKVSSDMPDYFPWWQERDYK, encoded by the coding sequence ATGGCGTATGAGACGATTAAGTACGAGGTCGCCGAGCAGATCCTGACCATCACGCTGAACCGGCCCGACAAGCTCAACGCCTTCAACGCCACGATGCAGCAGGAGCTGATCGACGCGTTCGACAAAGCCGACAAGGACGACGACGTCAGGGCGATCATCGTGACCGGTGAAGGCCGCGGCTTCTGCGCCGGCGCGGATCTATCCTCCGGCGCCAACACTTTCGACCGCGATGCGCGGCGCGGTCCGGTCAAGCGCAATGCCGACGGCAGCGTCGACTACAGCGATCCGCAGGTGCGCGACGGTGGCGGCCAGGTGACGCTGCGCATCTTCAAGTGCCTGAAGCCTGTGATCGCCGCGGTGAACGGCCCGGCAGTCGGCATCGGCGTCACCATGCAGCTTGCGATGGATATCCGCATTGCCTCCGAAGCCGCGCGCTTCGGCTTCGTGTTCTCCCAGCGCGGCATCGTGCCGGAAGCCGCCTCGAGCTGGTTCCTGCCGCGCATCGTCGGCATCTCGCAGGCGCTGGAATGGTGCTACTCGGGCCGCGTCTTCCCGGCACAGGAAGCGCTCGCCGGCCGCCTCGTCAGCAAGGTGGTGCCGCCGGACGATTTGCTGCCGACCGCGCGCGCGCTCGCCAAGGAATTCGCCGCCAAGACCGCGCCGGTGTCGGTGGCGCTGATCCGCCAGATGATGTGGCGGATGATGGGCGCCGACGATCCGATGGAAGCGCACAAGGTCGACAGCCGCGGCATCTATGCCCGCGGCCGCTCCGAGGACGTCAAGGAAGGCGTGGTGTCGTTCCTGGAAAAGCGCCCGGCGCAGTTCAAGAACAAGGTGTCGTCGGATATGCCCGACTATTTCCCGTGGTGGCAAGAGCGCGACTATAAGTGA